TATAAATTAAGATTGTGATTTATTCAGATATTACTCTTAATTTTGTCTCTTGATTTTCCATAGCCACTTTCGTAAATTACAATGCTTGGTTGTGAGAGCTAATCCATTTTTGGAGGTAGTTTATGTTTATTGAAGAAGCTGAACGACTTTATTCGTCTAATCTTGAAGGGATGAAAAAATCCGTAATCAGGGAGCTGTTAAAACTTACCCAAAATCCTGCAATTATTTCATTTGCCGGAGGCTTGCCGTCTCCCCTTACTTTTCCTGTTGAAGAGATTGCGGATCTTGCAAAAGATGTTGTTTTAAAAGAAGGGAAATGGGCTCTCCAGTATGGAGCAACAGAAGGTATCCCTAAATTCAGAGACGAAATTATAAAATTTTTGAAAAGCGACAATGTATCTGCAGCACAGGAAAACATTCTGGTGACAACTGCATCACAGCAGGGATTAGATCTTGTAGGAAGGGTTTTTATTAATCCGGGAGACCATATAATCCTGGCGTGTCCATCCTATGTGGGCGCTATAAGTGCGTTTAGAGGATATTCGGTTAATTTTGAATGCGTTAATCTTGATGATGACGGTATTATTGTGGAAGAAGTAACTGAGACAATTGAAGCACTCAAAGCAAAGGGAACTTTCCCTAAATTTATCTACACAATTCCTGATTTCCAGAATCCGGCAGGCGTTACCATGTCTTTAGAAAGGCGTAAAAAACTGCTGGATATAGCAAAGCAGGAAGGGATAGTAATTATTGAGGATTCTCCTTATCGTCAGTTACGCTACGTAGGTGAAGATGTTCCTTCGATTTATGAGCTTGATAGCGGTGAAGGCTACGTGATTGCTCTGCGGACATTTTCCAAAATTCTTTTCCCCGGGCTGCGGCTTGGATGGATTATGGCACATGAAAAAATTATTGATAAATTT
Above is a window of bacterium DNA encoding:
- a CDS encoding PLP-dependent aminotransferase family protein, yielding MFIEEAERLYSSNLEGMKKSVIRELLKLTQNPAIISFAGGLPSPLTFPVEEIADLAKDVVLKEGKWALQYGATEGIPKFRDEIIKFLKSDNVSAAQENILVTTASQQGLDLVGRVFINPGDHIILACPSYVGAISAFRGYSVNFECVNLDDDGIIVEEVTETIEALKAKGTFPKFIYTIPDFQNPAGVTMSLERRKKLLDIAKQEGIVIIEDSPYRQLRYVGEDVPSIYELDSGEGYVIALRTFSKILFPGLRLGWIMAHEKIIDKFVTAKQAMDLCTPPISQSIAYEYMKRGLLLDHIKDNITLYKKRREAMLNALDKNIPEHPEITWTKPDGGLFLWMSLPEYIDTEKMFMEAIEENVAYVVGSAFYAKDGGKNAMRINFSYPSEEEIEEGTKRLGRVIKRQLK